The following are from one region of the Corylus avellana chromosome ca1, CavTom2PMs-1.0 genome:
- the LOC132168162 gene encoding uncharacterized protein LOC132168162 isoform X6, with protein sequence MSKKVHMKGESGTCNVCSAPCSSCMHPNRALMGSRTEEFSDESCRVNVASQYSVNESGTLSSLKSRASDNLQHTTSETSNLHSVNSSHDSFSENADSKATLRSTIISDASEVVEMLPKLASGGTIAEDQLSSKPRRGLDQRTFSNKYEEIKEEGHDDNISCVRPNDAAVVFSNCNRNINSSTVSGGSLALEGSWKGTQFNKLDSSEIPSSKDADASSRSLNVQSPYTDSRNAKSLSYNTNFTDLEENPSSHVQDKVLECSMDHMNSSLTKEVASEIVSVRKSVSHKASHTGGSSEVSMKNYTKSEAETNKDSGDRIDEELKSSDRDEHNNKSNELVESPDMQEPPLQSGSGDESDESDIVEEDVKVCDICGDAGREEKLAICSRCSDGAEHTYCMREMLQKVPDGDWLCEECKFAEESENQKQAEESENQKQAEESENQKQGSEVEGKRTNKVGSSTHVSAKRHAENVEVASAKRQELEIGTESPKPLSPSRIFTGSPRPSSPSKLVALSRDSSFKSLDKAKVKSAQHNDILETARFPTTGQRLQTPKGTLLKSNSFSTLNSKPKVKLVDEVVLQKQKGGREYTSIDTKEGPARIISKSMSFKYANTGRTNAPESKVRMLSSKFTHLQDPKGLKQAKERGTFERKILSKLDRPLVSSATGSTTVSTPKVDQKLTSRGETSLPSFVSNNRESKVVQSDGKSSLSKVTSSLGRKGVEVPVTSVGASSTSGMFSSAEQKLNKISPKDEPVSTYSLNAERPSNNVDGTVQDGLPMTNHHEKTRESSSIRPRPSATSASKAVFCQKCKDIGHATEFCTNGTPHAPGIDVSAARSSREEMHEGNKLKAAISAAILKRPEFHRKKRVLDQPDESSMSSTGLNYEITAPDQLLASNKSKNVMSTEGSCERQAILGSSTLDSHKHATSTVNNSKQFTLHPTDVFSSKVGDSDSTVVSVGKPTIREFPSQASTTTVLLKTSAIPEYDFIWQGGFEVHKGGKLPDLCDGIQAHLSTCASPKVLEVVNKFPHKVPLHEVPRLSTWPSQFYESGAKEENIALYFFAKDLESYERDYKSLLDSMMKKDLALKGNLDGVELLIFPSNQLPEKSQRWNMLFFLWGVFRGKRVNCTDSSKKLHIPSLNVVPLDKDIPPAVMTLSENLCSPRRIDEELPACDRSCTMVLTSNAPNQMHVTVSGGCDNNKNSLEQMSSGYQVDLDQQDSRLDSKSISKIGTSTAQLSQEMRRSTAQLSQEMRRSTAQLSQEMRRSSSSLVEPSLPDRLGAELKASLEVTAKSGSNDGDKPQIDWERENKKFLKILPVGNKDVGILGSVGEDKAQDRMNGVRDQVKLERELKEEAVYMDGGAALLDRDLTNHRKRPYLDLSETAPQTSSGTSQKRPWHEISSLSVDEESAGKRLKSGFSVMSGRSNSRGRNSGDDNFASRVIDPGPISCIEEKKCEEACDEKVIREDLGSTERYFFPVDSQRGKDFVFGDNSVPWKKHSSDCEDKLHDEVPNLELALGAEMKSPNKGMLPFFVGTVGKKNDQDKPPDKVKEEEDDDGVSASLSLSLSFPFPDKEQTGKPVSKAEQLLPERHNLSNSLLLFGGFRNK encoded by the exons ATGAGTAAGAAAGTTCATATGAAAGGTGAGTCTGGGACTTGTAACGTGTGCTCTGCTCCTTGTTCATCTTGTATGCATCCGAACCGAGCTCTCATGGGGTCAAGGACTGAGGAGTTTTCTGATGAAAGCTGTCGTGTAAATGTGGCCAGTCAGTATTCTGTAAATGAGAGTGGTACTTTATCTTCTCTTAAGAGTAGAGCATCTGATAACTTACAGCATACCACCAGTGAAACAAGTAACCTCCACAGTGTTAATTCCAGTCATGATTCTTTCTCTGAAAATGCTGATAGTAAAGCAACCTTAAGGTCGACTATCATATCTGATGCTTCAGAAGTTGTTGAGATGCTTCCAAAGTTGGCTTCTGGAGGAACTATCGCTGAGGATCAACTTTCTTCCAAACCACGGCGTGGTTTGGACCAGAGAACCTTCTCAAATAAGTATGAGGAAATTAAGGAAGAAGGCCACGATGATAACATTTCATGTGTCAGACCCAATGATGCTGCTGTAGTGTTCAGTAATTGTAACAGGAACATAAATAGTAGCACAGTTTCAGGTGGTAGTTTAGCTCTAGAGGGATCATGGAAGGGGACCCAATTCAACAAGTTAGACTCATCAGAGATTCCTTCTTCTAAAGATGCAGATGCTAGCAGTAGATCACTGAATGTGCAAAGTCCATACACCGATTCTCGTAATGCTAAATCTCTTTCTTACAATACAAACTTTACAGATTTAGAAGAGAATCCATCTTCTCATGTCCAGGATAAAGTTCTGGAATGCTCAATGGACCATATGAATTCATCATTAACTAAAGAGGTAGCATCTGAAATTGTTTCTGTCCGCAAATCAGTTTCACATAAAGCTAGCCACACTGGCGGCAGTTCTGAGGTTTCAATGAAAAACTATACAAAGTCAGAAGCAGAGACTAACAAGGATAGTGGGGACCGAATAGATGAAGAGTTGAAATCTTCAGATCGAGATGAGCACAACAATAAGTCTAATGAGTTGGTTGAGTCACCTGACATGCAGGAGCCTCCGTTGCAATCTGGTTCTGGAGATGAGAGTGATGAATCGGACATTGTGGAGGAAGAT gtaAAAGTATGTGATATTTGTGGGGATGCAGGTCGTGAGGAAAAGCTTGCTATATGTAGTAGGTGCAGTGATGGTGCAGAGCACAC CTATTGCATGCGAGAAATGCTCCAGAAAGTTCCTGATGGTGACTGGCTGTGTGAAGAATGCAAGTTCGCTGAGGAATCTGAAAACCAGAAGCAAGCTGAGGAATCTGAAAACCAGAAGCAAGCTGAGGAATCTGAAAACCAGAAGCAAG GTTCAGAAGTTGAgggaaaaagaacaaacaaagtTGGTTCAAGTACACATGTTTCTGCCAAGAGGCATGCAGAAAATGTAGAAGTGGCTTCAGCAAAAAGGCAGGAGCTTGAAATAGGTACAGAATCACCAAAGCCGTTGAGTCCCAGTAGAATATTTACTGGATCACCAAGGCCATCAAGTCCCAGCAAATTAGTTGCACTGTCTCGGGATTCTTCATTCAAGAGCTTAGACAAGGCAAAAGTTAAGTCAGCTCAGCATAATGATATTTTGGAAACTGCACGCTTTCCTACCACAGGACAACGGCTTCAAACACCCAAGG GTACTTTGTTAAAATCTAATTCATTCAGCACCTTAAATTCCAAACCAAAAGTTAAACTTGTAGATGAAGTTGTTCTTCAAAAGCAGAAGGGCGGTAGAGAATATACTTCCATTGATACGAAGGAGGGGCCTGCTAGAATCATAAGCAAATCTATGTCGTTTAAATATGCAAACACAGGACGTACCAATGCTCCTGAATCAAAAGTTAGAATGCTTTCATCTAAGTTCACCCATCTTCAAGATCCAAAAGGACTGAAACAAGCAAAAGAGCGTGGtacatttgaaagaaaaattttatcTAAACTGGATCGTCCTCTGGTCAGTTCAGCAACAGGTAGTACCACCGTTTCGACACCTAAGGTTGACCAAAAGCTCACATCTCGTGGTGAAACCAGTTTGCCTTCATTTGTAAGCAACAACCGAGAGTCGAAGGTTGTCCAGTCTGATGGAAAATCAAGTTTATCGAAAGTAACCAGCAGTCTAGGTCGTAAAGGTGTAGAAGTTCCAGTTACTTCAG TTGGAGCTTCATCTACTAGCGGAATGTTCAGTTCTGCTGAACAAAAGTTGAACAAGATTAGCCCTAAGGATGAACCCGTGTCAACTTATTCTTTGAATGCTGAGAGACCATCCAATAATGTTGATGGAACTGTGCAAGATGGGTTGCCTATGACAAATCATCATGAGAAAACTAGGGAGAGTTCCAGTATTCGCCCAAGGCCTTCTGCTACAAGTGCTTCAAAAGCTGTTTTCTGTCAAAAATGTAAAGACATTGGGCATGCTACAGAGTTCTGCACAAATGGTACTCCACATGCTCCTGGTATTGATGTATCTGCTGCAAGAAGTTCTAGAGAGGAAATGCATGAAGGCAATAAGTTGAAAGCTGCAATTAGTGCGGCTATACTTAAAAGACCTGAATTTCACAGGAAGAAAAGAGTGCTTGATCAACCTGATGAGTCGTCCATGTCAAGCACAGGCTTAAATTATGAAATAACTGCTCCTgatcaattgttggcttcaaaTAAGTCTAAGAATGTCATGTCCACTGAAGGAAGCTGTGAAAGGCAAGCCATTCTTGGGAGTTCTACCTTGGACTCTCACAAACATGCTACTTCTACAGTCAATAATTCGAAGCAGTTTACTTTGCACCCCACTGATGTTTTTTCTTCCAAAGTGGGGGACTCAGATTCCACCGTGGTTTCTGTTGGAAAGCCTACAATAAGAGAATTTCCTAGTCAAGCTTCAACAACAACTGTTCTTCTGAAGACATCAGCCATTCCCGAATATGATTTTATCTGGCA GGGGGGTTTTGAGGTGCATAAAGGTGGAAAACTTCCGGACTTATGTGATGGAATTCAAGCGCATCTATCAACTTGTGCATCACCTAAAGTTCTGGAAGTGGTGAACAAGTTTCCCCACAAAGTTCCCCTGCATGAAGTACCTCGCTTGAGCACATGGCCATCCCAGTTTTATGAAAGTGGTGCTAAAGAAGAAAACATTGCTCTATACTTTTTTGCCAAAGATCTTGAGAG TTATGAGAGAGACTACAAGAGCCTGTTGGACAGTATGATGAAGAAGGATTTAGCCCTCAAAGGAAACCTTGATGGTGTTGAACTTTTGATATTCCCATCCAACCAACTTCCTGAGAAGTCACAGC GTTGGAATATGTTGTTTTTCCTATGGGGTGTTTTCAGGGGAAAGAGGGTGAATTGTACTGATTCTTCAAAGAAGTTACATATTCCTAGTTTGAATGTGGTCCCGCTGGACAAAGATATTCCCCCTGCTGTCATGACTTTGTCCGAGAATCTATGTTCACCGAGGCGTATAGATGAAGAATTACCTGCATGTGACAGATCTTGCACCATGGTCCTAACATCCAATGCCCCTAATCAGATGCATGTCACAGTAAGTGGGGGTTGtgataacaacaaaaattctcTTGAACAGATGTCTTCAGGATACCAAGTAGATTTGGACCAGCAAGATAGTAGACTTGACTCCAAGTCCATTTCAAAGATAGGAACAAGCACTGCACAGTTGAGTCAAGAAATGAGACGGAGCACTGCACAGTTGAGTCAAGAAATGAGACGGAGCACTGCACAGTTGAGTCAAGAAATGAGACGCAGCAGCTCTTCCCTG GTAGAACCTAGTCTTCCGGACAGATTAGGTGCAGAGCTCAAAGCCTCTCTTGAAGTAACTGCAAAGAGCGGCTCCAATGATGGTGACAAGCCACAAATTgattgggagagagaaaataagaagtttttgaaaattcttcCTGTTGGCAATAAAGACGTGGGTATCTTGGGGAGTGTTGGTGAGGACAAAGCTCAGGATAGAATGAATGGAGTCCGAGATCAAGTTAAACTTGAGAGGGAATTGAAGGAAGAAGCTGTGTATATGGACGGTGGGGCAGCTTTGTTGGACAGAGACCTGACCAATCACAGGAAACGTCCGTATTTGGATCTTTCAGAGACAGCTCCTCAAACTTCTAGTGGCACGAGTCAGAAGAGGCCTTGGCATGAAATCAGCAGTTTGTCAGTAGATGAAGAAAGTGCTGGTAAGAGGCTGAAGTCAGGTTTCAGTGTAATGTCCGGGCGTAGCAATTCTAGAGGTAGAAATTCTGGGGATGATAATTTTGCTTCTCGGGTAATTGATCCGGGTCCCATCTCCTGTATTGAGGAGAAGAAATGTGAAGAAGCTTGTGATGAGAAAGTTATTCGGGAGGACTTGGGAAGTACTGAAAGGTACTTCTTTCCCGTGGATTCACAAAGAGGAAAAGATTTTGTATTTGGGGACAACTCTGTGCCATGGAAAAAGCACTCATCAGATTGTGAGGACAAATTACATGATGAGGTTCCAAATCTCGAGCTTGCTTTAGGGGCTGAAATGAAATCACCAAATAAGGGAATGCTGCCTTTCTTTGTTGGGACAGTAGGCAAGAAAAATGACCAAGACAAGCCTCCAGATAAGGTGAAAGAGGAGGAGGACGACGACGGTGTCTCTGCATcgctttccctctctctctcattcccATTCCCAGACAAAGAGCAGACGGGAAAACCTGTTTCAAAGGCGGAGCAACTCCTGCCCGAAAGACACAATTTGAGTAACTCACTGCTTCTCTTCGGGGGCTTCCGGAACAAATAG
- the LOC132168162 gene encoding uncharacterized protein LOC132168162 isoform X5, which yields MQGPVDEADHDIEKNMVSPRPETEFGKCSMSKKVHMKGESGTCNVCSAPCSSCMHPNRALMGSRTEEFSDESCRVNVASQYSVNESGTLSSLKSRASDNLQHTTSETSNLHSVNSSHDSFSENADSKATLRSTIISDASEVVEMLPKLASGGTIAEDQLSSKPRRGLDQRTFSNKYEEIKEEGHDDNISCVRPNDAAVVFSNCNRNINSSTVSGGSLALEGSWKGTQFNKLDSSEIPSSKDADASSRSLNVQSPYTDSRNAKSLSYNTNFTDLEENPSSHVQDKVLECSMDHMNSSLTKEVASEIVSVRKSVSHKASHTGGSSEVSMKNYTKSEAETNKDSGDRIDEELKSSDRDEHNNKSNELVESPDMQEPPLQSGSGDESDESDIVEEDVKVCDICGDAGREEKLAICSRCSDGAEHTYCMREMLQKVPDGDWLCEECKFAEESENQKQAEESENQKQAEESENQKQGSEVEGKRTNKVGSSTHVSAKRHAENVEVASAKRQELEIGTESPKPLSPSRIFTGSPRPSSPSKLVALSRDSSFKSLDKAKVKSAQHNDILETARFPTTGQRLQTPKGTLLKSNSFSTLNSKPKVKLVDEVVLQKQKGGREYTSIDTKEGPARIISKSMSFKYANTGRTNAPESKVRMLSSKFTHLQDPKGLKQAKERGTFERKILSKLDRPLVSSATGSTTVSTPKVDQKLTSRGETSLPSFVSNNRESKVVQSDGKSSLSKVTSSLGRKGVEVPVTSVGASSTSGMFSSAEQKLNKISPKDEPVSTYSLNAERPSNNVDGTVQDGLPMTNHHEKTRESSSIRPRPSATSASKAVFCQKCKDIGHATEFCTNGTPHAPGIDVSAARSSREEMHEGNKLKAAISAAILKRPEFHRKKRVLDQPDESSMSSTGLNYEITAPDQLLASNKSKNVMSTEGSCERQAILGSSTLDSHKHATSTVNNSKQFTLHPTDVFSSKVGDSDSTVVSVGKPTIREFPSQASTTTVLLKTSAIPEYDFIWQGGFEVHKGGKLPDLCDGIQAHLSTCASPKVLEVVNKFPHKVPLHEVPRLSTWPSQFYESGAKEENIALYFFAKDLESYERDYKSLLDSMMKKDLALKGNLDGVELLIFPSNQLPEKSQRWNMLFFLWGVFRGKRVNCTDSSKKLHIPSLNVVPLDKDIPPAVMTLSENLCSPRRIDEELPACDRSCTMVLTSNAPNQMHVTVSGGCDNNKNSLEQMSSGYQVDLDQQDSRLDSKSISKIGTSTAQLSQEMRRSTAQLSQEMRRSTAQLSQEMRRSSSSLVEPSLPDRLGAELKASLEVTAKSGSNDGDKPQIDWERENKKFLKILPVGNKDVGILGSVGEDKAQDRMNGVRDQVKLERELKEEAVYMDGGAALLDRDLTNHRKRPYLDLSETAPQTSSGTSQKRPWHEISSLSVDEESAGKRLKSGFSVMSGRSNSRGRNSGDDNFASRVIDPGPISCIEEKKCEEACDEKVIREDLGSTERYFFPVDSQRGKDFVFGDNSVPWKKHSSDCEDKLHDEVPNLELALGAEMKSPNKGMLPFFVGTVGKKNDQDKPPDKVKEEEDDDGVSASLSLSLSFPFPDKEQTGKPVSKAEQLLPERHNLSNSLLLFGGFRNK from the exons ATGCAAGGGCCTGTAGATGAGGCGGATCATGACATTGAGAAGAATATG GTATCTCCTCGACCTGAAACAGAATTTGGTAAGTGTTCCATGAGTAAGAAAGTTCATATGAAAGGTGAGTCTGGGACTTGTAACGTGTGCTCTGCTCCTTGTTCATCTTGTATGCATCCGAACCGAGCTCTCATGGGGTCAAGGACTGAGGAGTTTTCTGATGAAAGCTGTCGTGTAAATGTGGCCAGTCAGTATTCTGTAAATGAGAGTGGTACTTTATCTTCTCTTAAGAGTAGAGCATCTGATAACTTACAGCATACCACCAGTGAAACAAGTAACCTCCACAGTGTTAATTCCAGTCATGATTCTTTCTCTGAAAATGCTGATAGTAAAGCAACCTTAAGGTCGACTATCATATCTGATGCTTCAGAAGTTGTTGAGATGCTTCCAAAGTTGGCTTCTGGAGGAACTATCGCTGAGGATCAACTTTCTTCCAAACCACGGCGTGGTTTGGACCAGAGAACCTTCTCAAATAAGTATGAGGAAATTAAGGAAGAAGGCCACGATGATAACATTTCATGTGTCAGACCCAATGATGCTGCTGTAGTGTTCAGTAATTGTAACAGGAACATAAATAGTAGCACAGTTTCAGGTGGTAGTTTAGCTCTAGAGGGATCATGGAAGGGGACCCAATTCAACAAGTTAGACTCATCAGAGATTCCTTCTTCTAAAGATGCAGATGCTAGCAGTAGATCACTGAATGTGCAAAGTCCATACACCGATTCTCGTAATGCTAAATCTCTTTCTTACAATACAAACTTTACAGATTTAGAAGAGAATCCATCTTCTCATGTCCAGGATAAAGTTCTGGAATGCTCAATGGACCATATGAATTCATCATTAACTAAAGAGGTAGCATCTGAAATTGTTTCTGTCCGCAAATCAGTTTCACATAAAGCTAGCCACACTGGCGGCAGTTCTGAGGTTTCAATGAAAAACTATACAAAGTCAGAAGCAGAGACTAACAAGGATAGTGGGGACCGAATAGATGAAGAGTTGAAATCTTCAGATCGAGATGAGCACAACAATAAGTCTAATGAGTTGGTTGAGTCACCTGACATGCAGGAGCCTCCGTTGCAATCTGGTTCTGGAGATGAGAGTGATGAATCGGACATTGTGGAGGAAGAT gtaAAAGTATGTGATATTTGTGGGGATGCAGGTCGTGAGGAAAAGCTTGCTATATGTAGTAGGTGCAGTGATGGTGCAGAGCACAC CTATTGCATGCGAGAAATGCTCCAGAAAGTTCCTGATGGTGACTGGCTGTGTGAAGAATGCAAGTTCGCTGAGGAATCTGAAAACCAGAAGCAAGCTGAGGAATCTGAAAACCAGAAGCAAGCTGAGGAATCTGAAAACCAGAAGCAAG GTTCAGAAGTTGAgggaaaaagaacaaacaaagtTGGTTCAAGTACACATGTTTCTGCCAAGAGGCATGCAGAAAATGTAGAAGTGGCTTCAGCAAAAAGGCAGGAGCTTGAAATAGGTACAGAATCACCAAAGCCGTTGAGTCCCAGTAGAATATTTACTGGATCACCAAGGCCATCAAGTCCCAGCAAATTAGTTGCACTGTCTCGGGATTCTTCATTCAAGAGCTTAGACAAGGCAAAAGTTAAGTCAGCTCAGCATAATGATATTTTGGAAACTGCACGCTTTCCTACCACAGGACAACGGCTTCAAACACCCAAGG GTACTTTGTTAAAATCTAATTCATTCAGCACCTTAAATTCCAAACCAAAAGTTAAACTTGTAGATGAAGTTGTTCTTCAAAAGCAGAAGGGCGGTAGAGAATATACTTCCATTGATACGAAGGAGGGGCCTGCTAGAATCATAAGCAAATCTATGTCGTTTAAATATGCAAACACAGGACGTACCAATGCTCCTGAATCAAAAGTTAGAATGCTTTCATCTAAGTTCACCCATCTTCAAGATCCAAAAGGACTGAAACAAGCAAAAGAGCGTGGtacatttgaaagaaaaattttatcTAAACTGGATCGTCCTCTGGTCAGTTCAGCAACAGGTAGTACCACCGTTTCGACACCTAAGGTTGACCAAAAGCTCACATCTCGTGGTGAAACCAGTTTGCCTTCATTTGTAAGCAACAACCGAGAGTCGAAGGTTGTCCAGTCTGATGGAAAATCAAGTTTATCGAAAGTAACCAGCAGTCTAGGTCGTAAAGGTGTAGAAGTTCCAGTTACTTCAG TTGGAGCTTCATCTACTAGCGGAATGTTCAGTTCTGCTGAACAAAAGTTGAACAAGATTAGCCCTAAGGATGAACCCGTGTCAACTTATTCTTTGAATGCTGAGAGACCATCCAATAATGTTGATGGAACTGTGCAAGATGGGTTGCCTATGACAAATCATCATGAGAAAACTAGGGAGAGTTCCAGTATTCGCCCAAGGCCTTCTGCTACAAGTGCTTCAAAAGCTGTTTTCTGTCAAAAATGTAAAGACATTGGGCATGCTACAGAGTTCTGCACAAATGGTACTCCACATGCTCCTGGTATTGATGTATCTGCTGCAAGAAGTTCTAGAGAGGAAATGCATGAAGGCAATAAGTTGAAAGCTGCAATTAGTGCGGCTATACTTAAAAGACCTGAATTTCACAGGAAGAAAAGAGTGCTTGATCAACCTGATGAGTCGTCCATGTCAAGCACAGGCTTAAATTATGAAATAACTGCTCCTgatcaattgttggcttcaaaTAAGTCTAAGAATGTCATGTCCACTGAAGGAAGCTGTGAAAGGCAAGCCATTCTTGGGAGTTCTACCTTGGACTCTCACAAACATGCTACTTCTACAGTCAATAATTCGAAGCAGTTTACTTTGCACCCCACTGATGTTTTTTCTTCCAAAGTGGGGGACTCAGATTCCACCGTGGTTTCTGTTGGAAAGCCTACAATAAGAGAATTTCCTAGTCAAGCTTCAACAACAACTGTTCTTCTGAAGACATCAGCCATTCCCGAATATGATTTTATCTGGCA GGGGGGTTTTGAGGTGCATAAAGGTGGAAAACTTCCGGACTTATGTGATGGAATTCAAGCGCATCTATCAACTTGTGCATCACCTAAAGTTCTGGAAGTGGTGAACAAGTTTCCCCACAAAGTTCCCCTGCATGAAGTACCTCGCTTGAGCACATGGCCATCCCAGTTTTATGAAAGTGGTGCTAAAGAAGAAAACATTGCTCTATACTTTTTTGCCAAAGATCTTGAGAG TTATGAGAGAGACTACAAGAGCCTGTTGGACAGTATGATGAAGAAGGATTTAGCCCTCAAAGGAAACCTTGATGGTGTTGAACTTTTGATATTCCCATCCAACCAACTTCCTGAGAAGTCACAGC GTTGGAATATGTTGTTTTTCCTATGGGGTGTTTTCAGGGGAAAGAGGGTGAATTGTACTGATTCTTCAAAGAAGTTACATATTCCTAGTTTGAATGTGGTCCCGCTGGACAAAGATATTCCCCCTGCTGTCATGACTTTGTCCGAGAATCTATGTTCACCGAGGCGTATAGATGAAGAATTACCTGCATGTGACAGATCTTGCACCATGGTCCTAACATCCAATGCCCCTAATCAGATGCATGTCACAGTAAGTGGGGGTTGtgataacaacaaaaattctcTTGAACAGATGTCTTCAGGATACCAAGTAGATTTGGACCAGCAAGATAGTAGACTTGACTCCAAGTCCATTTCAAAGATAGGAACAAGCACTGCACAGTTGAGTCAAGAAATGAGACGGAGCACTGCACAGTTGAGTCAAGAAATGAGACGGAGCACTGCACAGTTGAGTCAAGAAATGAGACGCAGCAGCTCTTCCCTG GTAGAACCTAGTCTTCCGGACAGATTAGGTGCAGAGCTCAAAGCCTCTCTTGAAGTAACTGCAAAGAGCGGCTCCAATGATGGTGACAAGCCACAAATTgattgggagagagaaaataagaagtttttgaaaattcttcCTGTTGGCAATAAAGACGTGGGTATCTTGGGGAGTGTTGGTGAGGACAAAGCTCAGGATAGAATGAATGGAGTCCGAGATCAAGTTAAACTTGAGAGGGAATTGAAGGAAGAAGCTGTGTATATGGACGGTGGGGCAGCTTTGTTGGACAGAGACCTGACCAATCACAGGAAACGTCCGTATTTGGATCTTTCAGAGACAGCTCCTCAAACTTCTAGTGGCACGAGTCAGAAGAGGCCTTGGCATGAAATCAGCAGTTTGTCAGTAGATGAAGAAAGTGCTGGTAAGAGGCTGAAGTCAGGTTTCAGTGTAATGTCCGGGCGTAGCAATTCTAGAGGTAGAAATTCTGGGGATGATAATTTTGCTTCTCGGGTAATTGATCCGGGTCCCATCTCCTGTATTGAGGAGAAGAAATGTGAAGAAGCTTGTGATGAGAAAGTTATTCGGGAGGACTTGGGAAGTACTGAAAGGTACTTCTTTCCCGTGGATTCACAAAGAGGAAAAGATTTTGTATTTGGGGACAACTCTGTGCCATGGAAAAAGCACTCATCAGATTGTGAGGACAAATTACATGATGAGGTTCCAAATCTCGAGCTTGCTTTAGGGGCTGAAATGAAATCACCAAATAAGGGAATGCTGCCTTTCTTTGTTGGGACAGTAGGCAAGAAAAATGACCAAGACAAGCCTCCAGATAAGGTGAAAGAGGAGGAGGACGACGACGGTGTCTCTGCATcgctttccctctctctctcattcccATTCCCAGACAAAGAGCAGACGGGAAAACCTGTTTCAAAGGCGGAGCAACTCCTGCCCGAAAGACACAATTTGAGTAACTCACTGCTTCTCTTCGGGGGCTTCCGGAACAAATAG